The DNA sequence cgcaTGTTCATCCGATGAAAAGTTGGTTCTGTGACACGCCGTGAAACGCCACGGTCCGTCTCTTCCCTTTCACTACAAGCTGACCGTATCCTCATCATTTTTTTATCTGTTGAAATCCTTCTAAACAGTAGCTTGTACCTCCACCACGTCAGGAGAAACTTTGGGTGCTAATGAATTTTAAGAGCGACGAAATACATATAAATTATCAGGTGACCCTTTGAGATGCATCGCCACCGTTATTCTCTAGAACACTCCAAAAATTGACTTTTTGGCATAGACATTCTGAAAACCGTTGGCTGGTGAAGCATTTCGGAAATGGGTTATTTTGGAAATGACGTCGCTAACGTGCTTTCCGTACTCAAAAATATTGTGGTCAAAGCACCCTTAAGGAGAGTCATCATGCGTCGAGGTATGTGGATTACTTCTTCCCGTAGCACAGCTGGTATAAAGGCCGCCTGCTTGTTGCACTCCAACACGTTCTTCGTGAGGAAGATCGACGCCAGCTATTGGCTTTCGAATCATGCTTGAAGTCCGAGAGCAGGAGCACCTGTGGAGAGTCGCGCCCAGGTAGACAAAGGTCACTGGTTACCTCCTCTCCTACTGTTCAATAGTTGCGCCCATAACCCAATGCCTCCGTGCCCCATGGCACCAGCCGGGCACTGGCAGTACTACCAGCGCCTCAAGCGAGCGAAGCATCGGACTATGTAGCGGTTCATTTGTCATTCGCGCCTAGATGGCTCTTACGTCCCCCCAAAAATTGTGTTGTCATGTGACTCATCTTAAATAAACCCTTTCTACATATGTAATATAGCTAGGTTATTTTTAGAATCCTGAGTAAGTTTACCAATTAACACAGTTCACAAAACCAAGTCTGGTTCTCCCAATTGACATTGATTTTAAGATTATTTATTAGGTAGGCACAAAAATTTACAATGACCTTGCAGGCCTTGCCGCAAGCTTCCTATGAAAAAATTCGTATTAAAAACCTACGGTTCTGTGCATGCCTTTCTTGTTCTTATGCTCGTCCGGCGTCAGTGCCTTGCTTTTGCTGACACTTGCTTCTTTTTTGAATAGCGTGGTTTGTCATGCGTCATAATATTGTTCAAAACATGCCTGCGAATATTTTTTGACATGAAGCTGCCTAAATGGCTTGTTGAACTTAGAGTCAATAAACACCTGATCGTAGCTTAAGACTGCCTAAATACGAAAGCTGAAATCATTAAGCAAGTCAAGTTTTCGATTTCATGTGCCATCAGCTGTGACGTCGAAAGGGAGAAAGCTGAGCCAGAGTAGAGTGTAGATAATTGGTAAAAATCGttttcatcctcctctctctgcatcCTTTAACCCCTACGTGAGAAAAGTACCTTTTGAGATAACAACTATGATCGCGGAATCAGAAACATTCTCTATATTTGCAGAATACCGTCAGCTAGAAGGAATCAGTTATATTCTCAGACACAAAATGGAGGTAATACACCTGCTTTCGTGAAGCATTtaagcaagtgtgaaagcagGAAATCGTGTCTAACTACGTGAATTGTTTATAAGTGGGATTTTCCCTCAGGCCTGTTGAAAAAGAAGATGTATTGCATATGGCCGAATTGCACCACTGTTTCCAAAGAGTGTCGACAAGGTTCGCTCGTTATGAACCGtgttaaaataaaattatgcagattccacgcacagTGGGAATCGATCTGAGCGAAGCTTTCAGTGCTGTTTGCGCTAGTTCACGATAATTGGCGGTGGTGGTGAAGGGGAATGTTTAGTTGTTCAACCTTTTGCCAACACTAGAGTCGTGGGTTGATGTTAATATTTACCTTCCGAGCACTGCTAatatttgtctgcgtagtacacaaaacgcAAAGGGAGATCTGTCTGCTTTAGGCGTTGTCGTGTGCCATATTTCatgacctctgagagggttgggcATTGTGATTGCCTACCATTGTACATGGCATTGTGACAGGAGCCTTAAACTTGAATTTGATTACGGGGCTGTGTGTGCCAAACCCCAATCTTATTATGCAGCAAGCCATAGTGGCGCAtaccggaataattttggcaacCTGATGCACTGGTTTATATCACCCTGATGCAAGTCAAAGTGCATGGCCATTTTTATTTCCTCCaatgcggctgcctcggtcaAATCCGCAACCTCGAACAATGTCATAGCCGCAATGCTATCGCCGCGTGCATAAAAATGTTGGTATGACTtgcgaccgcttccgttgcgTCGCCTCGAccctgcggtgcactttaattCATGCGGATCTGCTtgtgcacgccctgcgtaagttgtccactagacatatttgcatggtttaTTTTTCATTATTAGTACAAAGGCTCCGTACCGTGCCTCGAAGTGAAGTTTAGCTAGCGTTTCCTTGCCGTGTCACGCTTCCTTTttcctatcccccccccccccttgtatttGTAAGGGAACTGTGACCTAAAAGTAGCAAGGCtattattcactcgtttcgtgacTGCATCAGTTCAACCCACTCTCTGCCTTCTGTCCCcactcctctcttccattctattTAGCTACCCTCTGGAATAACACGTTGGTAGAAAGGTCAATGCTTGCGAGGGGTGACGGATAATttcagctgtcaagaggctaacaTGGTGACGACCCTAGAGTTCcaaagggcattgtgcacattcggcgCGGTGTGGTCTCAACGAGTTCCTCGACTCTCATGCCTGCCACGATTCTTCCTTGTATATACACATTTTGACCCACTCCCCGACAgtggcagccgcagcagcagcagcagtcggaaattcgaaagaaaagactcagaaagcttcgctttcaaccTCACAGAAACACAAATTTGTATTTCCTACTACACGACGTGTGTTTCTTGGGTAAAGGCAGCAATTGGTACACCACCTGAACACCAGTAAGTCCCGCATAACGTAAACTGCTAAAATTAAGGAAGAGATGACATATCACACAATGTGAGGCGAATAAAAGCATTTATTTATTGGTCCCTAAACAAGACATTCTATAACAAATGCAACAATGAATGAAGTAATAAAGTAAAAGATCATGTGACCATTTTCACTTCCGCGCTCTGGTGACACCTGCAACATTCGATGCCTTTCTAGTCCTGTCATTCGCATTCGATAGATTGTTCATTTCTAGTCGCAGAAGTCGTCGGCCACTGCCATGATCTGCTCCACGAACCCGTCATTCACGGTAGAATGGTGACGCGTTCCGGGACTGGTGGCACAGGACGCCAGGCCGCGGTTGACGCCCAGCTTGACCTCACGTGACAATGTCTTGGCGCCTCCTCTGATGCTTTCTCCAAAATCAGTGCCGCTGGTACTGCGGCGTCGCTTGAAACGCTTAAGAGGAACGCCTGCGCATAGCACAATCAATGGAATGCCGCTGGTTAGGCTTCTCGGCGATACGAATTTAAGAAATCAAGGCAGTAAGATACATCTCGCAAGATCACAGGAATTgcgcaaaaagaaacaagaaacagtACAGAGGAAACACACTTATCATCCGAAGTAAGTTTCTATCGCGGTCAAAATGCGGGCTTGGTGCATTAGGGAGGCAGTCACGAAATATTTTATATTCTCCTTAGCTGTCTAATTAGACATGCTAATTACCACACTTCGCAAGGATTGAGAATAGCAAGAAACCTACATTTAGAAAGTTCTCGAGAGTTCTAAAGACCTTCTTTTTCAATAGCTTCTGTCTTCGTACTTGTTACGTAAACAATTTTTTCACCGTCTACGCTGACTGCGCTGTTCGTACACATGCATTACgcttgatagagagagagagtgaagtgACGCTCTTTATCTAAATACAGGCCGTGCTGCCGAGGTATAAACACGCGGCTTCATGCCATTCTCCCTAGGGAACGGGTAAAAGCTAAAGATATGATTTTAGTATTTACACGCGAGGCAATAGGGACGGGTGTTTATCTAAACATGCTATAGCTTGCAAATTACGCCGTTGTTATCAAGGAATGTAAAAAGATATTTTAAagcttgcctttgctttgcagtgaAAGGCATATAGCCCATTTATCTTCCTAAATCTAGTGATTCTCGGGAAACCGAGGACATTCCAACAAAATTGCACTTTCTCTTTTCTCTGTGATCTCGACATTCCAATAAAATGTGTTACACAGTTTCGGATGCACCGCAGTTATCACAATACGGGATGGTGGGCAGTCCAAGCTTTTGCAGGTAGTTAATTATTGGTGAACGCCGCATTCAGATGAAGTCAATGATATAAAATCTCGAGACGACGGGGAAGCTGGTGTGGAAGTTTAGATTTTCGGACGTGATCTATTCAGGTGAGAAATGAATTTGTAAGCGAATGGCTCCATAGATTATTCCTCTCCGCGTGGGAATATTTCTTTGTCATTGCTGATGCACTGTTTTGTACAAAAAAAGTTTTTCTAAGGAATTTCCTCCATCCAGCTAGGTGAGCCATTTCATTTCCGCATGTGCCACAGTGTGCACAATGCGGCTGGAATAATATAGTGTGGCCAGCGACAGCGGCCTTACGATAAAATAACTAATATCACGGGTCAGTGGATGCTGGTTCATATCGCACATGATCTTTAGCACTGTTTTTTGAGTCCGGAAAGATGACTCATCGAGCTGGTTTGTTATTGAGATTAGCCAGAAACTTCCATTGATGAAGTTCTCGAGCGTTCTAGAGAACGTTTTTTTGCAGAACGACCATGTTCGTACTTCgcaaaagaacattttttctctctttaggCCAACTGCATAGTTCTTCCATACGCAGCACATTTCAAAGCACTAGAATCACGGTACCGAAGCTGGAATATATTCCGACTTTCTTGTAATGGCATCTGGCTGTAGCgcgttcaagaaaaaaataacggcCCTTTCGCGCTAGCAAAGCTTCGTAGCGGGGCGAAAAAGGTATCAAAACGCAGGGGGTATAAGACAAAGTTATCAAGATATAgtcaagacaaaaaagaaaacgaaaacgagTAGCAGAACCTGGAAAATGAAAGGTTCGGGTGTAATTAGCccccataaataaaaaaagaaattttccaAATTACGATAAATCTCTGTAAAGGATGCACCACCGTAGATATAGGTATGCAGAGGCAAAGCCGCCGCACAGCACGCTTTTGGGAAATTGAGCAAACTCGCACttactaatgttgaattccaatggcggagtcggagcagccgacggactccgcgagcgatcactcgactctggcgtagagcaacgcctgcAAATctgcgagtggaacacaacctgcgccgccggagcaaggcggaagtggaacttctatcgccgagttacccaggatgccttgcgtgttgtcGTTTTTTTCCGCTGTTTGCTCCAAGCACCGCCGCGccagtcacttgtctcttcagcgccgtttacctgttatttttttcaaaattgcGGAATGATATCTcggcaagcgtgcagcagcttttgcttcctctggTGAGCACACAGGATGCGGACAAACATGGTAGGTGTCTTCGCAACTTTGAACACTGTGCTGTAAGTTCAATGCAACGCACGTGTTGCGCGGAGCAATTGTCTGTTGACGCTACATTTCAGTTGCGTAGTTGCTTTACTGCTGATGTGTTCGTTTCACTCAAACGCATCGCATCCGTCATTGTATTGTGCATTTTCCTGTGTGTCCGTCGTGGCGCAGAAGTAGTTGTCTAGCTTTATGTGTCGCGAAGAAGCAATGAAGCAGTTTCACGTGCCTGAGAATTTGTCTCCCACGAAATTTTAGCGGCGGTATCAGTGCGAGTGCATTCTGCTGCCGAATGGAGTTGTGCTGTTATGTAGGTCAGGACGGTAAGTGCATCCAATTTTCGAATCAGTCCCAGTGCCACAGAAATCTACAAATTGCTTTTCCTGAAGCGTTACTGTCGATTTCAGGGCAGGAGGACCGTACGGTAATATTGATTAACAGCCACCAGATCAGGGACGTTTCATCATGCTAAGCGTGTCTAATGTAATCAAGAATGTGCACCATGTGTTGAGCAAATATTGAACTTGCATGGCACCGTGCATGTTTATATTACGCTATTATTCAAAATTTCGTGTTGAGATGAGGTAGCGCAGCAAACAGCGAGTTATTTTGTTAAGCTGTGTTAGGAAGTTTGACATGGCTTAATTGCTTACGTAGTTGCATGAAATGCACGTGGTGGTTCAATGTACTGCAACATGTCACAGAGTACAACTTCGTAATGGTTATGTCGCTTCATATAGGCCACCTTTATGAATCCAGGGCAATGAACAATGTTGCATTTGGCTTTTCCATCAACAGTGCCGGAACAGAGCCACAAGAATGACCAACGCAGTGAGTTCATTTATAAtgacatattatttatttattgatactgttagcCCAAAGGCCGATACAGGATGGAGAAATTATAAAATGAGCTTCAAAAGGTCGCTGCAAACACGAGCACTACACAAATCAAACCAGCAAATACAATCGCTTAATGCAGCTGTAACACCTCTACAACTACCTCATGCAGTTTTTGTTTGCAGGTACAGGCTGTTAATGGACAGTCGGGGAATTCAAACTGCTATTTGATTATTATGAGCAATACTTTGCTGAGATTGGGCCGTTGAAAAAATTCAAAAACAAAAAGCTAATGTTCAACCGAATTGCAGCCAACATTACAGAGGCACTCGGAGTTCCAAAAACCGGTGAGCAGTGCTGCAGCCGCTACAAAACCGTCATGCGTAGAAAAAGAAGCGCTACAGCACACAACAACAAATCCGGGAATTCCCCATGTGAAGTGCCCTTtgaggatgaagtagccagaataCGCTGGCTAGACGACAGCCTCGAGCCCGAAGAGCTGAGGGACAGCTCTGGCGTTGTTGCTGTTAAGAGGCCAGCCAGCCAGGCGTCGGCTAGCCAGGCGTCGGCCAGCCAGGCATCCGCCAGGCCAGCGTCGATCAGCCAAGCATCAGACAGCCCAGCGTCGACCATCCAAGCATCAGACAGCCAGGAGTCTGAAAGCCTAGCGCCGAGCCAAGGATTGACAAAGGAGCCTATGCCCAAAAGGCCTAAGCCCTCAGGTTCGAGAATGCTGGAGATGAAGGTGAAATGAGCAAAAttcatgaagaaaaagaaaaaagacgagcTACACGGGAACAAGAAAGAGAGAGGTGCCACAAAGAAAGGCAAGAATACAAGGAACGTATTcggcaagaaaaagcaaaacaacattCTGAAAAAATTAGGCTTCTAAGCCGTGCTCTTGGCCttgaagaagaataaaaaaattctaGTGTCCGAGAATATCGGCTTATTTCAGTAAAAGTGTACAGTGCCAAACATGTGTTTCTGTATTTAAGAGGGCCGCGCGTTAGTACACACACCGCAGCCCCCAACTACTGCATGGACTTTATTTCGATGGACACTGGAGCTAGTGGTTCTCATGTTTACATCCAGGTAATtacggaccaggcaggattccgtaaaggctactcaacaatagaccgtattcacactatcactcaggtgatagataaatgtgcgcaatataaccaacccttatatgtagctttcattaattacgagaaagcgtttgattctgtcgaaacctcagcagtcatggaggcattatggaatcgggGTGCAGATGAGctgtatgtaaaagtactgaaagatatctatggcaGCTCCATAGCCACTGtagtccataaagaaagcaacaaaatcccaataaaggcaatacgatatctccaatgctattgacagcgtgtttacaggaggtattcagagacctggattgtgaagaattggggataagagttaatggagaataccttagcaacttccgattcgctgatgatattgccttgtttagtaactcaggggaccaattgtaatgcatgctcactgacttgaaggggcaaagcagaagagtgggtctaaagactaatctgcagaaaactaaagtaatgtgtaacagtctcggaagagaacagcaatttacaataggtagcgaggcattggaagtggtaagggaatacagctacttagggcaggtagtgaccgcagatccggatcatgacactgaaataatcagaagaataagaatggctggggtgcgtttggcaggcattctcagatcatgaacagcaggttgccattatcccccaagagaaaagtgtataacagctgtgtcttaccagtactcatgtacggggcagaaacctggaggcttacgaaaagggttctatttaaattgaggacgtcgcaacgagctatggaaagaagaatgatggggataacgttaagggataagaaaagagcagattgggtgaggatacaaatgcaagttaataacatcttagttgaaatcaagaaaaagaaatgggggcatgggcaggacatgtaatgaggaaagaacataaccgatgggcattaaggattacggactggattctaagggaaacgtagcagggggcggcagagcattaggtgggcggatgagattaagaagtttgcaggtacatggctacaattagtacatgaccggggtagttggagaagtatgggagaggcctttgccatgcagtgggcgtaacaaggctgatgatgaattaCAGGGCTACAAAGAATGCCATACCATCATTGCTTGATTACGCATGAAGCCTAGTGCTGTCATTAAAGTGGCTTTTGGTGTTTTGGAGCTAAAGGAAAAGTACAGTTTGGAGCAGGATGGTTTAGTGACCAGTTTTTCTACAGGAGCTTTGCCAAGACTTTCGTGCGCTTAATTTCTCCAAGCCTGCGCAGTGCTCGCTCTTCACCAGATTTTTCAATATGATTATCGCTGCAATTCTGCCACTGAACGTCATTGGGTACTTgtgcattatcatcatcatctggcTCTACATCACCATACTCAATGCACAAGTTGTGGAGAACGCAGCAGCTTATGATAAACTTATTGAGCCAGGGAATAGTGCGGAGCTCACGATACATCAGCTGTCTGAAGCGCTTTTTGAGGGTGCTCAATGCATTTTCAATGAGAACTCTTGTGGCTGAAAACTTATAATTAAAGTGCTTTTGCTGCTTTGTTAAAGGACCGTAATCCCTGTAGGGTGTCAACAGGTGTTCCCGCAGTGGATACTCTGCGTCCCCTAAAATATGGTAAGACCCCTGACATACTGCAGATATTTTCTTTGAAAGTGGCGACAAGCTGAACACATACGAATCATGCATTTTGCTTGAACTTCCAATGAATGTGTCCAGGAAGCGCCTTTTGTCATCGCAGACGGCCTGTAGTGTGAGTGAAAGGTAGTGGTGCCTGTTACAATATGTCGAAGCAACCTTTTTCTCCGGGCACTGTATCTTGATGTACGACCCATCGATGCAACCAACAACATCAGGCATTCCAGACACCTGCAAGCAAGTCATACACTTGTATTGAGCGATGTCATCCATGTCTGAACATAAAATGAGCATTTGCAAGGAGTTTTAAGAGAAAATACTGGTGCTCATACCCATTAACTCACGTCAACAGCATACCCTTCATGGCACAGCAGCATTTATTTTAAGTTAAAGAAACAAAATACAAACCAAATGCAACTTTGAGAAGTACTGAGGGCAGCATACACTGCCGTGCACACAACATATTACATGATTTTTTTACTATCCACTTCTCTTTTTACTATAGCAAAATGggagagaaaataaaacaaaCCCCGTGTATCTTCCCTTAATCGATTTGAAGCACGTAATGAGAATTTGCTTGCCAAAGCAGACATGGTCTCTATCGCATCGTACGCCCGGAAATCTGAACAGACATCTGCTATTGTGGGTGATGACAAAGCATGCAGCATCATTCCGAAGCAAGGAATTGGCTGCGATCCCAAGAGATACTTTTAGGTTGAATGTTTCGACCACCACTGGTATAAATTCTGAGTGTTATCATCGCAAGCTATCACGTTTTCATGAAGGTCCAGCATTATAGAGCTTGAAATAGCAAACGAAACGTGCACAGTGATGTTGCAATATCAATAAGACTTGGCTGGCCGATATTCAGAGCTTCTTATAGGtaaagaaaatcaagacaaaccTTCTCAAAACTTCTAGTGAGGTTCTCCAGGTCAGCAGGAAATTTTATCAACGACTGTCCCAGAGTCAGGAGGAAGTCGGCTACTGTATGACGGATTCGGTAAACAGACCTTTCCGACAAGTCGAACCGGCTGGCCACGTTTCTCATGCAGGTTTTGTTGGCCGCGTACCTGCGCAGTGGGATTTCACGCATCCGAAAAAGCAGCTTATGACTACAGTGTACTGCAAGCAACGAGCTCGTAGTCAAATGTGTTTTATGCAGGCATCCGACTCTTTCGTGTTTCATTTATCGTTGTTAATTTGGCAGGTGCATAGAAAAATCGGCGAGAACTAACCAGATAAAAGACAAGATATGCGTTTCCGCAGATTTCGCTGGAACCCCTCCATGTGTGCCCGAAGGGCACATTGACGACGCCGCAAACTCGGCAATCAACTTTTCCGCCACAGGTCGAGATAGCCTGAAGTGCCTTcggaactgcaaaaaaaaaagaaaccgaaacgaAAGCACCACAACGTGTTAAACCTTGAGTAtgctgctttcctttttctttccttaccTCATCGTCCGAGTACTGCCGCACGACGTCCTCGATGAAGCCGACTACTTTAGGCCTCTTTGCGGGCATGCAGAACATCCTGTCGAATTCCCGCTCGTAAGCGGCAGTTTCAGCGTCGCTGTCACTATCCTAGCAATCGCTCGTGTCGGAACTTGAGCTTTCCGACTCAGAGCTGTCGCTATCGAGTAGCAGAAGCAATGCCGCACGCTTTGCCGAACCAGCCGAGCCGTTCTTGTCGTCCGCCATTACCAACGCAACTCGCGAGTcatgaccggtggcgcctcccagcagacaaacgtggtaaaggaaatacgtcatgcagagttccggtccactccgcctaTTTTgccggagcatctttttctgctccacggagtgactcccgctctgaatccactccgactctctcattggaacaccttactcccgctctCAGtccgtcattggaacaaacttgctccgaaacgagcagaaaaacttgctccgactcggCCATTGGAATTCAATATAAGTAGGGGCcgaataacgtaaaactactcgaATCTCTTTTTATTCCAACCTTCTC is a window from the Dermacentor variabilis isolate Ectoservices chromosome 3, ASM5094787v1, whole genome shotgun sequence genome containing:
- the LOC142574709 gene encoding uncharacterized protein LOC142574709 — its product is MCPSGTHGGVPAKSAETHILSFIWYAANKTCMRNVASRFDLSERSVYRIRHTVADFLLTLGQSLIKFPADLENLTRSFEKVSGMPDVVGCIDGSYIKIQCPEKKVASTYCNRHHYLSLTLQAVCDDKRRFLDTFIGSSSKMHDSYVFSLSPLSKKISAVCQGSYHILGDADILEPEGLGLLGIGSFVNPWLGARLSDSWLSDAWMVDAGLSDAWLIDAGLADAWLADAWLADAWLAGLLTATTPELSLSSSGSRLSSSQRVPLKRFKRRRSTSGTDFGESIRGGAKTLSREVKLGVNRGLASCATSPGTRHHSTVNDGFVEQIMAVADDFCD